The DNA region ACCTAGAACATATTGTGGCGATCTCTCAGGAAAATATAGCGGTGAGCAAAGCTGCAAGGAGAATATTTCAGGAGACGGAGATCCATTAGATATATGCGTGTTAACCGAAAAGAACATCACACATGGTAATATCCTACTACAAGCACGTCCTATTGGAGGTTTGCGTATTATTGATTCCGGAGAAGCCGACGATAAAATTATCGCAGTTCTTGAAGATGACCTAGTATTTGGAGGAATTCAAGATATTTCGGACTGCCCAGGAACTGTACTAGATATGATTCAACACTACTTCCTAACATATAAGGCAACACCTGAACACTTAATGAATGCGAAACCTGCTAAAATAGAAATTGTAGGGATCTACGGCAAAAGAGAAGCAGAGAAGGTAATCGATCTAGCGCATCAAGACTATCTAAATTATTTTTCTGAATAAGAAACTCTGCTAAAATAACCATCTGAGGAGAGCAAACTCTCCTCAAAACGAACAGTTATGAAAAGAGAAAACTATTAACAAATTTGTCTGCTTCCGAGGCAACTTCTCGTATCTCAGGAAAACTTAGCAGGCGGAGTCCCTCTTGAAAGCTTAGCCATTGCCATTCTAAGATTTCCTCAGGATCTGCGTGAACATCTCCCTTCACTTCTGCCAAAAAGTAAGTCACTTCTTTGCGAATAAATATTTCATTATCATTAAAAGAATAGCTCTCCACTAAAACCTTAGGGAAAAAGTTAACAACACTTAAGCCTGTTTCTTCAACTAACTCTCTTTCTGCT from Chlamydia ibidis 10-1398/6 includes:
- a CDS encoding bis(5'-nucleosyl)-tetraphosphatase; the protein is MIKTKYEYSFGIIPVKFFGTPDRSTLKACFICHTHGKHWGFPKGHAEDKEGPQEAAERELVEETGLSVVNFFPKVLVESYSFNDNEIFIRKEVTYFLAEVKGDVHADPEEILEWQWLSFQEGLRLLSFPEIREVASEADKFVNSFLFS
- a CDS encoding inorganic pyrophosphatase — protein: MSKNRSHALVHPWHGPELTQNNYQSLCCYIEITPQDSVKFELDKDSGLLKVDRPQKFSNFCPCLYGLLPRTYCGDLSGKYSGEQSCKENISGDGDPLDICVLTEKNITHGNILLQARPIGGLRIIDSGEADDKIIAVLEDDLVFGGIQDISDCPGTVLDMIQHYFLTYKATPEHLMNAKPAKIEIVGIYGKREAEKVIDLAHQDYLNYFSE